The Penaeus monodon isolate SGIC_2016 chromosome 17, NSTDA_Pmon_1, whole genome shotgun sequence genome contains the following window.
CGTTTTATAccttttcatacttttttatacACTTCACTTCACGTTacgcattataatatatttttattcattttaatgcaTTTATCATGTCCTCTATTTCTTCAAACATAGACCGTCTTCACaaacaatttttcttttgtttatttatttatttatttatttatttatttatttatttttcgtttctcgTTTGTTCATAATTACATTCTTTCCACttctgtttgtattttctttttcgccATTTTCCCCACTTCACTGAATTATCGAATATCGTTTTAAGAGCCTTTTTTGTCTCTTCGGGAAAATAGTTGCTTAAatatatcctttattttattgattttctctATTTACGTAATCATTTTTCTCCATTTATGTCATTCCTTTCCTTTACATATTTAAATGATTTCGTTTTATCCATCTCATtaactttatttatcttttatccatTCTCTTTATCAATCATatcgcttttcccccttttttattgatttttctctttcacttcattCACTTTTATCCATTCTCTTTATCAATCATAtcgcttttcctttatttattgatttttctttcacttcattcacttttatccattctctttattatctcttatctcttaccccttatctttttctctttaacttCATGATCCCTAATACCatggcttctccccccccctccctcccccccagcgcCGCATGTCCGTGACCGAGGGCGGGATCATGTTTTCCGAAGTCTACGAGAATGGGCGGCCGAAGTTGGGCGGCCTCATGGACCCTCGTCAAGGCTGTTTGGACAGGAACACCCGTTGTACCACATGCGCGGGCAACATGGCCGATTGTCCGGGTCATTTCGGCCACATGGACCTTGCCAAACCGGTCTACCACGTTGGGTTTCTCACCAAGACCATGAAGATTCTCCGATGCGTGTGCTTCTATTGCAGCAAGTTGCTTTATAACACGGTGagtttgggggggatgggggtggggtgattgtggagaggggggagaggggaggggagtgagggagggagggagggaaggagggtgagagagttgGGAGGTGTTCTAGAAGTAGgtgtgtcttttatttttcttattgtttatgtttacattaatatttgtatctctctctctctctctctctctctctctctctgtctctctgtctgtctctgtctctctctctctctctctctctctctctctctctgtctttgtcaccgtctccgtctctgtctctctgtctgtctctgtctctctctctctctctctctcttctctctctctctctctctctctctctctctctctctctcctctgtgtgtgtgtgtgtgtgtgtgtgtgtgtgtgtgtgtgtgtgtgtgtgtatgtgtgtgtgtgtctctctctctctctgtcgctctctctctctctctctctctctctctctctctctctctctctctctctctcctctctctctctctctctctctctctctctctctctctctctctctctctctctctctctctgtgtgtgtgtgtgtgtgtgtgtgtgtgtgtatgtgtgtgtgtgtgtctctctctctctgtctctctttctcccctctctctttctctctctctctctctctctctctctctctctctctctctctctctctctctctctctctctctctctctctctctctctctctctctctctctctctctctctctccataattaTCTTTCAGTCTCTGAATATAAAtgtgaaaaatacacaaaataaaaataagaaaaaaacaaacaaactaaacatTCCAAGCAATATATCCAACAACAAAAATCTAAATTCtatcaagcaaataaaaaaaaaactattttttttttatcccgttctctctccttccccctctcctctcccgcccctcccctccctcccctccctccccctctctccccctctctccccctctctccccctctctccccctctctccccctctcaccccctctctccccctctctccccctctccccccccttacccgccGGCAGCAACACCCAAAAGTTCGCGAGATCGTCACCAAGTCGAAGGGTCAGCCTCGGAAGCGCCTCCTGCACGTCTACAACCTGTGCAAGGGCAAGATGATCTGCGAAGGAGGCGACGAAGTGGACATCGTGAAGGAGCCCGAGGACGTCGGCCAGcaccctcaccaccctcaccaccctcaccacaccGCCCAGCTCCGGAAGGCAACCACGGGCGGCCACGGGGGTTGTGGGCGGTACCAGCCGAACGTGAAGAGGGTGGGACTCGACCTGATTGCCGAGTGGAAGCACGTCAACGAAGACACTCAGGAGAAGAAGCAGACCCTCTCAGCAGAGAGGGTCTACGAGATCTTCAAGCATATTTCAGGTCGGTGGGAGgggtgagggcgggggagggggtgtggacagaggggaagggggtgtggaaggggggagggtgtgtggaagggggggagggtgtgtgtggagggatgGGTTTGGATGGGTGGATCATGGTGAGTGGATCGGGATGAGTGAATCGACATGAATTTGAAGGCAGTGAGTgagtgtggatggatggatcacggtgggtgggtgtgcgcagATAGACCAGGATAGTGGGATCGTAATAAGTGTTTCAGAAAACTCAAATCAATCTTCCTATGGTTACCAGACCCTTTAATCCTCGCCTCCTCATTGCGTCTCCCGCAGACGAGGACTGCTACCTGCTGGGCATGGACCCCCGCTACGCGCGCCCCGATTGGATGATCCTGACGGTGCTGCCCGTGCCGCCGCTGCCCGTGCGCCCCGCCGTCGTGATGTACGGCTCGGCGCGCAACCAGGACGACCTCACGCACAAGCTCTCCGACATCATCAAGGCCAACAACGAGCTCCTGCGCAACGAGCAGAGCGGGGCGGCCGCGCACGTCATCGTCGAGAACATCAAGATGCTGCAGTTCCACGTGGCCACCATGACGGACAACGACATGCCCGGCATGCCCAGGGCGCTGCAGAAGTCCGGGCGGCCGCTCAAGGCCCTCAAGTCGCGCCTCAAGGGCAAGGAGGGCAGGATCCGCGGCAACCTAATGGGCAAGAGGGTCGACTTCTCCGCCAGGACCGTCATCACCGCCGACCCCAACCTCAGGATCGACCAGGTGGGCGTCCCGAGGTCCATCGCGCAGAACCTCACCTACCCAGAGATCGTCACGCCCTTCAACATGACCAAGTGAGGaccaggggaggggggcagggggggtgggaggagtatggatgaggagaaagagggggaaagggggaggggagagggagaaggagggggaagagggagagggaaagagagagagagagagagggagggggaagagggagagggaaagagggagagggagtgggggagagggagagagagagggaagaggagagggagaaataattcATACTGATAATTCATCTTTTCAAATCCATTGTTAACAGTCATCGTTGTTTATGATTCAGAAATAAGGTCGTAGATTAAGAAAAATCGTTTATACGAAACTGTGTTTGGCATTTGGATTGATACTAGGAATAACataaattagtattttttgtgtgtttactaatcattttttttctccttctctcactctccttcaccccccccccacacctctcacttcacctccttccctgtCCTTGCTTTCAAACAACGGCGctgctctttccccctccctctcacctcctacttctcctctcgtctcactctttcccttttctcatccgcccctctcccttctctcatctccaccccccccccttgccctcacTTTCCTCATCTCTTACACCCTCGTTCTGTTCTTACACTTTGccctctcctaccttccctctcgcCTTTCCCTCCTCGTATCCATCCTTTGcaacctctctccctcatttttcctccttatttcctctccctctcgcttccctccctcccacttcattctctctccctcctttcttcccctccctcccttcctctctcccatcttctccccttccctcctttccacccactccccctctcccactcccactctctccctccccctatccttctctccccttttctcatccctctctcccactcccaccctccctctcttcctcctcccaccctctctctctctctccttctctcctctccaccctccctctctcccattcctaccttctctccctcctcccatccctctcccttctcccactcccaccctccctctccacctaccctccttccctctccatccgcTCTCCCCCCAGGATGATGGAACTAGTGAAACGCGGCAATAACCAGTACCCGGGCGCCAAGTACATCGTGCGGGACAACGGGGCCCGGATCGACCTGCGTTACCACCCGAAGCCCTCCGACCTCCATTTACAGTGCGGGTATCGGGTCGAACGTCACATCACGGACGGCGACCTCATCATTTTCAATCGGCAACCCACACTTCATAAGATGTCTATGATGGGGCATAGGGTGAAGGTaagcggggtggggaggggggaggggttatgggggaaggaagaggggataggagagggggtgggggttaattCTGTTGGTAGATTTTATTGGTTCGGTTGTCTGTGTTTTGGTGGGCCTGTGGTAATGGGTTTATTTTCTATTGGTAAGTAAGCTGTTTGACTTACTGTTTTACACTTTggctaattattgttattcttgttataattataataataataatatttatcattattttcattattattattattatcattattattatcattattattattattatcattattattatcattattattattattatcattattattatcattattattattattagtagtagtagtagtggtagtagtagtagtagtaacattatcatgatcaataatataattgtcattattatcatcgtcatcatcatcatcaccatcaccatcaccatcaccttcaccttcaccttcaccttcaccttcaccaccatcaccatcataatccaCATTCCAATTCCTATTACCATCCctaaacctccctcccccccaaaaaaaaaagtctaaatctAAAActaaaattcaaaaacaaaattacttCCAACAGGTCCTCCCTTGGTCCACGTTTCGCATGAACCTCTCTGTGACGTCACCTTACAACGCGGACTTCGACGGTGATGAGATGAATCTGCACGTCCCCCAGAGCATGGAGACGCGAGCCGAGATTGAGAACTTGCATTTGACGCCCAGGATGGTTGTTACGCCACAGTCCAACAGGCCTGTCATGGGTATTGTGCAAGATACCCTCACGGCCGTTCGGAAGATGACGAAAAGGGACGTGTTTTTGGAGAAGGTGGGTAGGCCGTGATGGTGGgttgaagggggaagggtgggtgtgcggatatggggaaagggagaggattttTTAATGCGGTTGTTTCTtcctggtgtttatttttttttttctcttttcttcttctttccattttttttgcaaagagTTATGGTAAATGTCTATAAGTATATCAAACTATAGGTGAACATATGTAcctttaatatcttatattaaaaaaaaaagtacaaaaaattacTCAAGTCACCCCTAAAATCAACACACACCCTCTGCATTCTCTCTCATACTCGAATATCCGTTTTCTATATCCGAAAACAGTCGGAGATGATGGACTTGCTTATGTTCCTTCCAATCTGGGACGGAAGGATGCCCCATCCGGCCATCCTCAAACCCAAGCCCCTGTGGACCGGGAAAcaactcttctctctcattattcccGGTAATATTAATGTAGTGAAGACCCACGCGACACACCCTGACGACGAGGATGACGGCCCGTATAAGTGGATCTCGCCGGGAGACACTAaggtttgtagatttttttttcctttttttttgggggggagggggattaggacttcagattttaaaaatcattggtcttgtttgtttatcatgtatctgtttgttcatttattcaattGCGCTATGAAATCGTATCTTCTGCAGTACTTTTATTGTCgcctttttatctccttctcgtcctcgtcATCGTTCCCTTCCATTTCCACCTCcaccaacacctccccccccccctcgcaggtCCTGGTGGAGCACGGCGAGCTGATCATGGGCATCCTGTGCAAGAAGACGCTGGGCGCGTCGTCGGGCTCCATGATGCACTTGGCGTGGATGGAGCTCGGCCACGAGATCGCCGGCCGCTTCTACGGCAACATCCAGACGGTGGTGAACAACTGGCTGCTGCTGGAGGGCCACAGCATCGGCATCGGCGACACCATCTCGGACCCGAACACGTACCGCGTGATCCAGAACACCATCAAGAAGGCCAAGGAGGACGTGATCGAGGTGATCCACAAGGCGCACAACGACGAGCTCGAGCCCACGCCGGGCAACACGCTCCGCCAGACGTTCGAGAACCAGGTGAACCGCATCCTCAACGACGCCCGTGACAAGACGGGCGGCTCGGCCAAGAAGTCCCTCACGGAGTACAACAACCTGAAGGCCATGGTGGTGGCGGGCTCCAAGGGCTCCAACATCAACATCTCGCAGGTGATCGCGTGCGTGGGCCAGCAGAACGTCGAGGGCAAGCGCATCCCCTTCGGCTTCCGCAAGCGGACGCTGCCGCACTTCATCAAGGACGACTACGGGCCCGAGTCGAGGGGCTTCGTCGAGAACTCGTACCTGGCCGGCCTCACGCCCTCCGAGTTCTACTTCCACGCCATGGGCGGCCGCGAGGGCCTCATCGACACGGCCGTCAAGACCGCCGAGACAGGCTACATCCAGCGGCGTCTGATCAAGGCCATGGAGAGCGTGATGGTAAACTACGACGGCACCGTCAGGAACAGCGTGAGCCAGGTCATCCAGCTCCGGTACGGCGAGGACGGCCTCGCCGGAGAGTTCGTCGAGTTCCAGAACCTGCCCACCATCAAGCTGTCGACGCGCCGCTTCGAGGACCGCTACCGCTTCGACATCTCCAACGAGAGGTACCTCCGGAAGCTGTTCACGGAGGAGGTGGTCAGGGACGTCCTCGGCTCGCCCGACGCCATCACCAGCCTCGAGACCGAGTGGCAGAGGCTGCAGGAGGACCGGCAGATCCTTCGGCAGGTGTTCACGAAGGGCGACTCCAAGGTAGGTGCCGCCATCCAGAAACACAGGTACGGGTGGTGGAACTCAATCATAAGTTCATTTTGCTCAACGATTATCAGCCTCTATCTGTCATCCTATGAGCAAGACTCCGTAATTTTTACTCTCCGCCGTCTCGTGTTTTTTTATCTACCCTCACTCAGTGTACAGTACCATAATAACCTAAGAGAACAAACCATTACACAAGCTGTTGAtaattaccccctcccttcccccacaccctcctcacgcccctccctctccccaggtGGTCCTCCCGTGCAACCTGGACCGCATGATCTGGAACGTGCAGAAGATCTTCCACATCAACAAGCGCACCCAGACGGACCTCTCGCCGGTGCGGGTCGTCGACGGCGTCAAGAGGATGCTCGACAGGTGCATCGTCGTCAGCGGGAACGACCGGATCAGTCGTCAGGCGAACGAAAACGCCACGCTGCTGTTCCAGTGTCTCGTGAGGTCGACCTTATGCACGAAGAAGGTGGCGGAGGAATACAGGTTGACGGTCGAGGCTTTCAACTGGCTGGTCGGCGAGATCGAGACGCGGTTCAACCAGGCGCTTGTGAGTGAGGCTGGCGGGCTGGCTTCCAGGGCGGGATTCTCTGCTCGGTTCAGTTTGGCATCCTTTGTCTTGGGCCTCTTGGGCTCTGCCAGTCTTTGTCTGTTTggccgtctgtctgtttctgtttctgcctgttttctctcccccccccctctctctctctctctctctctctcatctctctctctcttctctctctctctctctctctctctctctctctctctctctctctctctctctctc
Protein-coding sequences here:
- the LOC119583786 gene encoding DNA-directed RNA polymerase II subunit RPB1-like, which translates into the protein MAGLESKAPLRPVRRVQFGILSPDEIRRMSVTEGGIMFSEVYENGRPKLGGLMDPRQGCLDRNTRCTTCAGNMADCPGHFGHMDLAKPVYHVGFLTKTMKILRCVCFYCSKLLYNTQHPKVREIVTKSKGQPRKRLLHVYNLCKGKMICEGGDEVDIVKEPEDVGQHPHHPHHPHHTAQLRKATTGGHGGCGRYQPNVKRVGLDLIAEWKHVNEDTQEKKQTLSAERVYEIFKHISDEDCYLLGMDPRYARPDWMILTVLPVPPLPVRPAVVMYGSARNQDDLTHKLSDIIKANNELLRNEQSGAAAHVIVENIKMLQFHVATMTDNDMPGMPRALQKSGRPLKALKSRLKGKEGRIRGNLMGKRVDFSARTVITADPNLRIDQVGVPRSIAQNLTYPEIVTPFNMTKMMELVKRGNNQYPGAKYIVRDNGARIDLRYHPKPSDLHLQCGYRVERHITDGDLIIFNRQPTLHKMSMMGHRVKVLPWSTFRMNLSVTSPYNADFDGDEMNLHVPQSMETRAEIENLHLTPRMVVTPQSNRPVMGIVQDTLTAVRKMTKRDVFLEKSEMMDLLMFLPIWDGRMPHPAILKPKPLWTGKQLFSLIIPGNINVVKTHATHPDDEDDGPYKWISPGDTKVLVEHGELIMGILCKKTLGASSGSMMHLAWMELGHEIAGRFYGNIQTVVNNWLLLEGHSIGIGDTISDPNTYRVIQNTIKKAKEDVIEVIHKAHNDELEPTPGNTLRQTFENQVNRILNDARDKTGGSAKKSLTEYNNLKAMVVAGSKGSNINISQVIACVGQQNVEGKRIPFGFRKRTLPHFIKDDYGPESRGFVENSYLAGLTPSEFYFHAMGGREGLIDTAVKTAETGYIQRRLIKAMESVMVNYDGTVRNSVSQVIQLRYGEDGLAGEFVEFQNLPTIKLSTRRFEDRYRFDISNERYLRKLFTEEVVRDVLGSPDAITSLETEWQRLQEDRQILRQVFTKGDSKVVLPCNLDRMIWNVQKIFHINKRTQTDLSPVRVVDGVKRMLDRCIVVSGNDRISRQANENATLLFQCLVRSTLCTKKVAEEYRLTVEAFNWLVGEIETRFNQALASPGEMVGALAAQSLGEPATQMTLNTFHFAGVSSKNVTLGVPRLKEIINISKKPKAPSLTVFLLGAAARDAEKAKNVLCRMEHTTLKKVTSNTAIYYDPDPQNTVIVEDQEFVNVYYEMPDFDVSRISPWLLRIELDRKKMTDKKLTMEQISQKINSGFGDDLNCIFNDDNAEKLVLRIRIIVGDDKLSDDAEEQVDKMEDDTFLRCIEANMLNDLTLQGIESISKVYMHLPQTDEKKRIVINEQGEFKAIAEWLLETDGTALMKVLSERDVDPIRTSSNDILEVFEVLGIEAVRKCIEKEMNAVLMFYGLYVNYRHLALLCDVMTSKGHLMAITRHGINRQDTGALMKCSFEESVDVLMEAASHAEVDPIRGVSENIMLGQLPRLGTGSFDLVLDDDKCKLGMEIPMPGTGMVMAGSLFGAASPSSALTPAQTPWATASTPSMSPYGGWTPGVGSGMTPGGPAFSPTVTDAGLSPGYSPAWSPQPGSPGSPAAAMSPYFPSPASALSPSYSPSSPAYQPASPSLTPASPGYSPTSPTYSPTSPQYSPTSPSYSPTSPSYSPTSPSYSPTSPSYSPTSPSYSPTSPSYSPTSPSYAPNYSPSSPGYSPTSPSYSPTSPSYSPTSPQYSPASPSYSPSSPKYSPTSPTYSPTSPSYSPSSPKYSPTSPHYSPTSPSYSPTSPTYSPSSPQYSPSSPKYSPTSPTYSPSSPKYSPTSPTYSPTTPGYSPTSPIYSPSFEKEEEEEEEEEAEEEEQSKKQKKKGKR